From the Gammaproteobacteria bacterium genome, one window contains:
- a CDS encoding valine--tRNA ligase has product MDKTYDPHAIEQRWYETWEARGHFAPRGEGPAYCILIPPPNVTGTLHMGHAFQDTIMDALVRYHRMQGHATLWQAGTDHAGIATQMVVERQLNAAGRTRHDLGREAFLARVWEWRAHSGGTITRQLRRMGASLDWETERFTMDEGLSRAVTEVFVRLYEEGLLYRGKRLVNWDPVLHTAVSDLEVVSEEEEGSMWHMRYPLVDGSGHLTVATTRPETMLGDAAVAVHPGDERYRHLVGQHVELPLTGRHIPIIADEYVDPEFGSGVVKITPAHDFNDYQVWLRHRDTTALREVPQNGLINIFTVDARVKGSPLEDRAWGHRAPDTAGVVPSDAEGVAGPPTAELMPPAYRGLDRYEARARIVADLEALGLLEKIEPHRLMVPRGDRSHAVIEPYLTDQWFVKAGPLAEAAVRAVEEGRIRFVPENWSRTYYDWMRHIQDWCISRQIWWGHRIPAWYDHEGEVYVGRSEAEVRATHGLGGGVTLTQDPDVLDTWFSSALWPFSTLGWPESTERLRTFYPTSVLVTGFDIIFFWVARMIMMGLKFMGDVPFRDVYIHGLVRDAEGQKMSKSKGNVLDPLDLIDGIDLETLVAKRTRDLMQPQMAKAIEKATRQQFPDGIPAYGTDALRFTFAALATQGRDVRFDLGRVAGYRNFCNKLWNAARYVLMNTEGQDCGQDGGALALSTADRWILSRLQKTVRAVREGFDGYRFDQAAQALYEFTWNEYCDWYLELSKPVLTASASSDAERRGTRGTLVRVLETLLRLAHPLMPFLTEEVWQRVAPLAGAARGETDPTVMLAPYPVHDPAQVDEDAEAEMRWVMGVILGVRRIRGEMNIAPSKPLPVLLHHGGDRDRTYLERHRRFVENLARVESVTWLEPKDVAPESATALVGEMQVLIPLAGLIDKAAESARLGKEIERLRRELERAEAKLANPSFVDRAPAEVVLKEKDRVTELRGSIEKLEGQLARIRAL; this is encoded by the coding sequence ATGGACAAGACCTACGACCCCCACGCCATCGAGCAGCGCTGGTACGAAACCTGGGAGGCCCGCGGCCATTTCGCGCCCCGGGGCGAAGGCCCCGCCTACTGCATCCTGATCCCGCCGCCCAACGTGACGGGGACGCTGCACATGGGCCACGCGTTCCAGGACACCATCATGGACGCGCTCGTGCGCTACCACCGGATGCAGGGGCACGCGACCCTCTGGCAGGCGGGCACCGACCACGCGGGGATCGCCACCCAGATGGTGGTGGAGCGTCAGCTGAACGCCGCGGGGCGCACCCGCCACGACCTGGGCCGCGAAGCCTTCCTCGCGCGCGTGTGGGAGTGGCGTGCCCATTCGGGCGGAACGATCACCCGACAGCTGCGGCGCATGGGCGCCTCCCTCGACTGGGAGACCGAGCGCTTCACCATGGACGAGGGCCTCTCGCGGGCGGTGACGGAGGTCTTCGTCCGGCTCTACGAGGAGGGGCTGCTCTACCGCGGCAAGCGGCTCGTCAACTGGGACCCGGTGCTGCACACGGCCGTCTCCGACCTCGAGGTGGTGTCCGAGGAGGAGGAGGGCTCCATGTGGCACATGCGCTATCCGCTCGTGGACGGCTCGGGGCACCTCACGGTCGCCACCACCCGCCCCGAGACGATGCTGGGGGACGCGGCGGTGGCCGTTCACCCCGGCGACGAGCGCTACCGGCACCTGGTCGGCCAGCACGTCGAGCTGCCCCTGACCGGCCGCCACATCCCGATCATCGCCGACGAGTACGTGGACCCGGAGTTCGGTTCCGGGGTGGTGAAGATCACCCCCGCCCACGACTTCAACGACTACCAGGTGTGGCTGCGGCACCGGGACACCACCGCCCTGCGGGAGGTGCCCCAGAACGGCCTCATCAACATCTTCACGGTGGACGCCCGGGTGAAGGGCTCGCCCCTCGAAGACCGGGCCTGGGGGCACCGGGCACCCGACACCGCCGGGGTCGTACCCTCCGACGCCGAGGGCGTGGCCGGCCCGCCCACCGCGGAGCTGATGCCCCCGGCCTACCGAGGGCTCGACCGCTACGAGGCGCGGGCGCGGATCGTGGCCGACCTGGAGGCCCTGGGGCTGCTGGAGAAGATCGAGCCCCACCGGCTCATGGTGCCCCGGGGCGACCGCTCCCATGCGGTCATCGAGCCCTACCTGACCGACCAGTGGTTCGTGAAGGCGGGCCCGCTCGCCGAGGCCGCGGTGCGCGCGGTGGAGGAAGGCCGCATCCGCTTCGTGCCCGAGAACTGGTCCCGGACCTATTACGACTGGATGCGCCACATCCAGGACTGGTGCATCAGCCGCCAGATCTGGTGGGGGCACCGCATCCCGGCCTGGTACGACCACGAGGGCGAGGTCTACGTGGGCCGCAGCGAGGCAGAGGTGCGCGCGACCCACGGGCTCGGCGGGGGCGTGACGCTCACCCAGGACCCGGACGTCCTCGACACCTGGTTCTCCTCGGCGCTCTGGCCCTTCTCCACCCTCGGGTGGCCCGAGTCCACCGAGCGCTTGCGGACCTTCTACCCTACCAGCGTCCTCGTCACGGGCTTCGACATCATCTTCTTCTGGGTGGCCCGGATGATCATGATGGGCCTGAAGTTCATGGGCGACGTTCCGTTCCGCGACGTCTACATCCACGGCCTGGTGCGCGACGCCGAGGGCCAGAAGATGTCGAAGTCCAAGGGCAACGTCCTGGACCCGCTCGACCTCATCGACGGCATCGACCTCGAGACCCTGGTCGCCAAGCGCACCCGGGACCTGATGCAGCCGCAGATGGCGAAGGCCATCGAGAAGGCGACCCGCCAGCAGTTCCCCGACGGGATCCCCGCCTACGGCACCGACGCCCTGCGCTTCACCTTCGCCGCGCTCGCCACCCAGGGGCGCGACGTGCGCTTCGACCTCGGCCGGGTCGCCGGGTACCGCAACTTCTGCAACAAGCTGTGGAACGCGGCGCGCTACGTCCTGATGAACACGGAAGGCCAGGACTGTGGCCAGGACGGCGGCGCCCTCGCCCTGTCCACAGCGGACCGCTGGATCCTGTCCCGGCTGCAGAAGACCGTCCGGGCGGTGCGCGAGGGCTTCGACGGCTACCGCTTCGATCAGGCCGCCCAGGCCCTCTACGAATTCACCTGGAACGAGTACTGCGACTGGTACCTGGAGCTGTCCAAGCCCGTGCTCACCGCGAGCGCGAGCAGCGACGCCGAGCGTCGCGGGACCCGGGGCACGCTGGTGCGGGTGCTCGAGACCCTGCTGCGCCTGGCCCACCCGCTGATGCCCTTCCTGACCGAGGAGGTCTGGCAGCGGGTGGCCCCCCTGGCCGGCGCGGCGCGGGGCGAGACGGACCCCACCGTCATGCTCGCCCCCTATCCCGTCCACGACCCGGCACAGGTCGACGAGGACGCGGAAGCGGAGATGCGCTGGGTGATGGGCGTCATCCTCGGCGTGCGCCGGATCCGGGGCGAGATGAACATCGCGCCCTCGAAGCCGCTGCCCGTCCTGCTGCACCACGGTGGGGACCGGGACCGGACCTACCTGGAGCGCCACCGGCGCTTCGTGGAGAACCTCGCCCGGGTGGAGTCGGTGACCTGGCTCGAGCCGAAGGACGTCGCGCCCGAGTCCGCGACCGCCCTGGTCGGCGAGATGCAGGTGTTGATCCCCCTGGCCGGCCTCATCGACAAGGCGGCGGAGAGCGCCCGGCTCGGCAAGGAGATCGAGCGCCTGCGCCGGGAGTTGGAGCGCGCCGAGGCCAAGCTCGCCAACCCGAGCTTCGTGGACCGCGCGCCGGCCGAGGTGGTCCTGAAGGAGAAGGACCGGGTCACGGAACTGAGGGGATCCATCGAGAAGCTGGAGGGCCAGCTCGCCCGCATCCGCGCGCTCTAG
- a CDS encoding arginine N-succinyltransferase: MGWGRIVLLILLVVVLTAGVTVWVMTHYVFPREFKPVQLSAREEVALNQKLDRLDPAGHGPRVRPAAEKATNAEKAPKPAGPKADTAGGPARLEPERYSEAGAKREVSFSTRELNALLASNTDMAQRLAIDLSQDMASVKLLVPVDPEFPVLGGKTLKLNAGLELRYAGNKPVVALTGVSLWGVPIPNAWLGGLKHVDLVGEFGGDQGFWSAFAAGIEHISVTDGQLTIKLKE; the protein is encoded by the coding sequence ATGGGCTGGGGCAGGATTGTCCTGCTCATCCTCCTCGTCGTCGTCCTGACCGCCGGGGTCACCGTCTGGGTCATGACGCACTACGTGTTCCCGAGGGAGTTCAAACCGGTGCAGCTCAGCGCCAGGGAAGAGGTGGCGCTGAACCAGAAGCTGGACCGGCTGGACCCCGCAGGGCACGGCCCCCGGGTCCGGCCCGCCGCCGAAAAGGCGACGAACGCGGAGAAGGCCCCGAAGCCCGCGGGCCCGAAGGCCGACACGGCGGGAGGCCCGGCGCGCCTGGAGCCGGAGCGCTACAGCGAGGCGGGGGCCAAGCGTGAGGTCAGCTTCAGCACCCGGGAGCTGAACGCGCTGCTCGCCAGCAACACCGACATGGCCCAGCGGCTCGCCATCGACCTCTCCCAGGACATGGCGAGCGTCAAGCTGCTGGTGCCGGTGGACCCGGAGTTCCCCGTCCTCGGGGGAAAGACCCTCAAGCTCAACGCCGGCCTGGAGCTGCGCTACGCCGGCAACAAGCCGGTGGTGGCACTGACGGGCGTGAGCCTCTGGGGCGTGCCCATCCCCAATGCGTGGCTGGGCGGCCTGAAGCACGTGGACCTGGTGGGCGAGTTCGGCGGCGACCAGGGCTTCTGGAGCGCCTTCGCCGCGGGCATCGAGCACATCAGCGTCACCGACGGTCAGCTCACGATCAAGCTGAAGGAGTGA
- a CDS encoding superoxide dismutase, translating into MSPIDRDESSRSVGRRHFLLGAAGLAVATGLGGLSRVARAQTAPAAGPFSLMKLPYADNALDPVISSNTIGFHYGKHHKGYVDNLNKLVAGTDLADKPLAKVVAATAGNAEKVAIFNNAAQVWNHDFYWMSLKPGGGGEPPAELAKLMEASFGSVAACKDELKKAALGQFGSGWAWLAMDGGKLVVVKTGNADNPTTKGMKPLLTIDVWEHAYYLDYQNKRADYVQAVLDKLVNWGFAAKNLA; encoded by the coding sequence ATGAGCCCCATCGACCGTGATGAGTCGTCTCGTTCCGTCGGCCGCCGCCACTTCCTGCTCGGTGCAGCGGGTCTCGCCGTCGCCACGGGTCTCGGCGGTCTGTCGCGCGTTGCGCGGGCCCAGACGGCCCCTGCCGCGGGTCCGTTCAGCCTGATGAAGCTGCCCTATGCCGACAACGCGCTGGACCCGGTGATCTCGTCCAACACCATCGGCTTCCACTACGGCAAGCACCACAAGGGCTACGTGGACAACCTGAACAAGCTGGTCGCGGGCACCGACCTCGCCGACAAGCCGCTCGCCAAGGTTGTCGCCGCCACCGCGGGCAACGCCGAGAAGGTCGCGATCTTCAACAACGCGGCCCAGGTCTGGAACCACGACTTCTACTGGATGAGCCTGAAGCCCGGCGGCGGCGGTGAGCCCCCCGCGGAGTTGGCGAAGCTGATGGAGGCGTCGTTCGGCAGCGTGGCCGCGTGCAAGGACGAGCTGAAGAAGGCCGCGCTCGGCCAGTTCGGCAGCGGCTGGGCCTGGCTCGCGATGGACGGCGGCAAGCTCGTCGTGGTGAAGACCGGCAACGCCGACAACCCCACCACCAAGGGCATGAAGCCGCTCCTCACCATCGACGTGTGGGAGCACGCCTACTATCTGGACTACCAGAACAAGCGGGCGGACTACGTCCAGGCGGTCCTGGACAAGCTCGTCAACTGGGGCTTCGCCGCGAAGAACCTGGCGTAA
- a CDS encoding 23S rRNA (adenine(2030)-N(6))-methyltransferase RlmJ → MLSYRHAFHAGNPADVLKHAVLVRLIESLAGKETPFFYLDTHAGAGLYDLEDTRASRLREWREGVGRLWDATTVPAPLSGYLRLVREAQTDPAAPRPRRYPGSPWLVRRLLRPGDRMVLCELHPADHPALRERFSGDRQVAVHHRDGYEALKALLPPAERRGLVLLDPAYELPGEWERAAEGLANAWRRWPTGGLALWYPLLAHGPEVRLYRNVEEAGLRKVLRVELRVRPADSPAGMNGAGLLLVNPPWRLDGELAGWLPWLRRQLAPQGQGGESVDWLVPE, encoded by the coding sequence GTGCTCAGCTACCGCCACGCCTTCCACGCCGGCAACCCTGCCGACGTCCTCAAGCACGCCGTCCTGGTCCGCCTGATCGAGTCGCTGGCGGGCAAGGAGACGCCCTTCTTCTACCTGGACACGCACGCCGGGGCGGGGCTCTACGACCTCGAGGACACCCGCGCGAGCAGGCTGCGGGAGTGGCGCGAAGGAGTCGGAAGACTGTGGGACGCGACCACCGTGCCCGCACCCCTCTCCGGCTACCTGCGCCTGGTGCGCGAGGCCCAGACGGACCCGGCCGCACCACGCCCGCGCCGCTACCCCGGCTCGCCCTGGCTCGTCCGCCGGCTGCTGCGCCCGGGCGACCGGATGGTGCTCTGCGAGCTGCACCCCGCCGACCACCCGGCGCTCCGGGAGCGCTTCTCGGGCGATCGGCAGGTCGCCGTCCACCACCGGGACGGCTACGAGGCCTTGAAGGCCTTGCTGCCCCCGGCCGAGCGCCGCGGGCTGGTCCTGCTCGACCCGGCCTACGAGCTCCCCGGCGAGTGGGAACGGGCCGCCGAGGGGCTCGCGAACGCCTGGCGGCGCTGGCCGACGGGCGGGCTCGCGCTCTGGTATCCCCTGCTCGCCCACGGCCCCGAGGTCCGCCTGTACCGGAACGTCGAGGAGGCGGGCCTGCGCAAGGTCCTGCGGGTCGAGCTGCGGGTCCGGCCCGCCGATAGCCCCGCGGGGATGAACGGCGCGGGGCTCCTGCTGGTCAACCCGCCCTGGCGGCTCGACGGGGAGCTCGCCGGTTGGCTGCCGTGGCTCCGCCGGCAGCTCGCACCCCAGGGCCAGGGCGGCGAGTCGGTGGATTGGCTCGTGCCGGAGTGA
- a CDS encoding hydrogenase maturation protease translates to MSEALLIFGYGNPSRGDDALGPELLELLEAERARRPGWETIETQTDFQLQIEHALDLEGRGLALFIDASVAGPGPFSFARVLPEEDRTYSSHALSPAAVLQVWEQVKGLPAPPTYLLTVRGYEFELGEPIGEAARANLEAAFRFAVALCEDRSPESWARAAAR, encoded by the coding sequence GTGAGCGAGGCGCTGCTCATCTTCGGGTACGGCAACCCCAGCCGGGGAGACGATGCGCTCGGGCCGGAGCTCCTGGAGCTCCTCGAGGCCGAGCGCGCGCGCCGGCCCGGCTGGGAGACGATCGAGACCCAGACCGATTTCCAGCTTCAGATCGAGCACGCCCTCGACCTGGAAGGCCGGGGCCTCGCGCTCTTCATCGACGCGAGCGTGGCGGGTCCGGGCCCGTTCTCCTTTGCCCGCGTGCTGCCGGAGGAGGACCGCACCTACTCGAGCCACGCCCTCTCGCCGGCGGCGGTCCTGCAGGTCTGGGAGCAGGTGAAGGGTTTGCCTGCGCCGCCCACGTACCTGCTCACCGTCCGGGGCTACGAATTCGAGCTGGGCGAGCCCATCGGAGAGGCCGCCCGCGCGAACCTGGAGGCGGCCTTCCGCTTCGCCGTCGCGCTCTGCGAGGACCGCTCGCCCGAGTCCTGGGCGCGCGCCGCCGCGCGCTGA
- the argH gene encoding argininosuccinate lyase, which yields MPAEGQDKKPWGGRFTAPTDAFVEAFTASVDFDRRMYRQDIAGSIAHARMLARVGVLTEAECQSIVAGLEAVRADIEAGRLAWSTALEDVHMHVESALTARIGATGKKLHTARSRNDQVATDLRLYLRDAVDVTVSELRRLQTALVDLAEREADTLMPGFTHLQTAQPVTFGHHLMAWYEMLARDEERLADARRRLNRSPLGAAALAGTTFPVDRPYTAQLLGFDGVCANSLDAVSDRDFVVELAAAASILMMHLSRMAEELVLWSSAQFDFVDLGDAFCTGSSIMPQKKNPDVPELVRGKTGRVFGHLMALLTLMKAQPLAYNKDNQEDKEAIFDSVDTVQASLRVFADMVPGMRVKRDRMREAARRGYATATDLADYLVRRGVPFRDAHEVVGKAVRHGIETGRDLAELTLEELRGFSPAIEPDVFQVLTLEGSVAARDHVGGTAPAQVRAAVARARARLEAV from the coding sequence ATGCCGGCCGAGGGTCAGGACAAAAAGCCCTGGGGCGGGCGTTTCACCGCCCCGACCGACGCCTTCGTCGAGGCCTTCACCGCTTCAGTGGACTTCGATCGGCGAATGTACCGGCAGGACATCGCCGGGTCCATCGCCCACGCGCGCATGCTCGCGCGGGTGGGCGTGCTGACGGAAGCCGAGTGCCAGTCGATCGTCGCGGGGCTCGAGGCCGTGCGCGCGGACATCGAGGCCGGGCGCCTCGCCTGGTCCACGGCCCTCGAAGACGTCCACATGCACGTGGAGTCGGCCCTCACCGCGCGCATCGGTGCGACCGGCAAGAAGCTGCACACGGCGCGCTCGCGCAACGACCAGGTCGCCACCGACCTGCGGCTGTACCTGCGGGACGCCGTGGACGTCACTGTGTCCGAGCTGCGCCGCTTGCAGACGGCCCTCGTGGACCTTGCCGAGCGCGAGGCGGACACCCTGATGCCGGGCTTCACGCACCTGCAGACGGCCCAGCCCGTGACCTTCGGGCACCACCTGATGGCCTGGTATGAGATGCTGGCGCGCGACGAGGAGCGTCTCGCCGACGCCCGGCGCCGACTCAACCGCTCCCCGCTCGGGGCGGCCGCCCTCGCCGGGACGACCTTCCCCGTGGACCGGCCGTACACCGCGCAACTGCTCGGCTTCGACGGGGTCTGCGCCAACTCCCTCGACGCGGTGAGTGACCGCGACTTCGTGGTGGAGCTCGCCGCCGCCGCCTCGATCCTGATGATGCACCTGTCGCGGATGGCCGAGGAGCTGGTGCTCTGGTCCTCGGCGCAGTTCGACTTCGTGGACCTCGGCGACGCCTTCTGCACCGGTTCCTCGATCATGCCCCAGAAGAAGAACCCGGACGTGCCGGAGCTGGTGCGGGGCAAGACCGGCCGGGTGTTCGGGCACCTGATGGCGCTGCTGACGCTGATGAAGGCCCAGCCCCTCGCCTACAACAAGGACAACCAGGAGGACAAGGAGGCGATCTTCGACTCGGTGGACACCGTGCAGGCCTCGCTTCGGGTGTTCGCCGACATGGTTCCCGGGATGCGGGTCAAGCGCGACCGGATGCGCGAGGCCGCCCGGCGGGGCTACGCGACCGCCACCGACCTCGCCGACTACCTGGTGCGCCGGGGCGTGCCCTTCCGGGACGCCCACGAGGTGGTGGGCAAGGCGGTGCGCCACGGCATCGAGACGGGGCGGGACCTGGCGGAGCTGACCCTGGAGGAGCTGCGGGGGTTCTCGCCCGCGATCGAGCCCGACGTGTTCCAGGTGCTGACGCTGGAGGGCTCGGTGGCCGCGCGCGACCACGTGGGCGGCACCGCGCCAGCCCAGGTGCGGGCCGCGGTCGCCCGGGCCCGGGCCCGGCTGGAGGCGGTGTGA
- a CDS encoding histidine kinase, translated as MGPSAPRSQHTPFLPDFCDIRAVFAVVLTGELLALVLALMSVPALEFWPVLGSTSLFVQWVGLSAAALLCAGGRLLARLRPAAASFAVLGLVVGLTAALSLVSVWLLDEGRQAPRLGGEAWAFLARNVAVGGLVGAVTLRYLYVQHQWRLNLAREASARVQALQSRIRPHFLFNSMNTIASLTRTDPALAERVVEDLAELFRVSLGDTRTPATLERELEVSRRYLEIEALRLGDRLQTRWEVAGLPGGALLPPLTVQPLLENAVSHGIEPSPAGGLVRITGRVVDGVVEVRVENPLPPPGAQERGGNRIAQDNVRQRLEAFFGRAAGLEAGPAGGRYVATLRFPRRERAP; from the coding sequence ATGGGACCCAGCGCACCCCGCAGCCAGCACACCCCCTTCCTCCCCGATTTCTGCGACATCCGGGCCGTCTTCGCCGTCGTCCTGACCGGCGAGCTGCTGGCGCTCGTGCTGGCGCTGATGAGCGTCCCGGCACTCGAGTTCTGGCCGGTGCTGGGGAGCACGTCGCTCTTCGTGCAGTGGGTCGGCCTGAGCGCCGCCGCGCTGCTCTGCGCCGGGGGCCGGCTCCTCGCGCGGCTCCGGCCGGCGGCCGCGTCCTTCGCGGTCCTCGGGCTCGTGGTGGGGCTCACCGCGGCGCTCAGCCTGGTCTCGGTCTGGCTGCTCGACGAGGGGCGGCAGGCACCCCGTCTGGGTGGCGAGGCCTGGGCCTTCCTCGCCCGCAACGTCGCCGTCGGCGGGCTGGTGGGCGCCGTGACCCTGCGTTATCTCTACGTCCAGCACCAGTGGCGTCTGAACCTGGCGCGGGAGGCGAGTGCCCGCGTGCAGGCCCTGCAGTCCCGGATCCGGCCGCACTTCCTGTTCAACAGCATGAACACCATCGCGAGCCTGACCCGCACCGACCCCGCCCTGGCCGAGCGGGTGGTCGAGGACCTGGCCGAGCTGTTCCGCGTGAGCCTCGGCGACACCCGGACGCCGGCGACCCTGGAACGGGAGTTGGAGGTGTCGCGGCGCTACCTGGAGATCGAGGCGCTGCGCCTCGGGGATCGACTCCAGACCCGCTGGGAGGTGGCCGGCCTGCCGGGCGGCGCCCTCCTGCCTCCCCTCACGGTGCAGCCCCTTCTCGAGAACGCCGTGTCCCACGGCATCGAGCCCTCCCCTGCAGGGGGCCTGGTGCGCATCACGGGGCGGGTCGTGGACGGCGTGGTGGAAGTCCGGGTGGAGAACCCCCTGCCGCCCCCCGGCGCCCAGGAGCGCGGGGGCAACCGCATCGCCCAGGACAACGTCCGCCAACGGCTGGAGGCCTTCTTCGGCCGGGCAGCGGGGCTCGAGGCGGGCCCCGCGGGCGGACGCTACGTCGCCACACTGCGCTTCCCCCGGCGGGAGCGGGCGCCGTGA
- a CDS encoding response regulator transcription factor, which produces MKVLIVDDEPLARARLAALVAEIAGATVVGEAADGLQALELAQASGPEVVLLDVRMPGMDGVETARHLARLPCPPAVVFTTAYEVHALSAFEVRAVDYLLKPIRRERLAEALLRARLLAPQRAEALTAGPGEARTHVSATHQGRLRLVPVTEVRYLVADQKYVTAGFPGGELLLEESLRQLETELGARFLRVHRNALVAPAHAEALERGDDGLFHVRLRGVGLAPAVSRRLLAGVRERLRGR; this is translated from the coding sequence GTGAAGGTCCTCATCGTCGACGACGAGCCGCTCGCCCGGGCCCGCCTTGCAGCGCTGGTGGCCGAGATCGCAGGCGCGACGGTGGTGGGCGAGGCGGCCGACGGGCTGCAGGCGCTCGAGCTGGCCCAGGCGAGCGGGCCGGAGGTCGTGCTGCTCGACGTGCGGATGCCCGGGATGGACGGGGTCGAGACCGCCCGGCACCTGGCGCGCCTGCCCTGCCCTCCCGCGGTGGTCTTCACCACGGCCTACGAGGTGCACGCGCTCTCCGCCTTCGAGGTCCGGGCGGTCGACTACCTGCTGAAGCCCATCCGGCGCGAGCGGCTGGCCGAGGCGCTGCTGCGCGCGCGCCTGCTCGCCCCCCAGCGGGCCGAGGCGCTCACCGCGGGGCCCGGGGAAGCCCGAACCCACGTGAGCGCCACGCACCAGGGCCGCCTTCGCCTGGTCCCCGTCACCGAGGTGCGCTACCTGGTGGCCGATCAGAAGTACGTCACGGCAGGCTTTCCGGGCGGCGAGCTGCTGCTCGAGGAATCGCTGCGCCAGCTCGAGACCGAGCTCGGGGCGAGATTCCTGCGGGTGCACCGCAACGCGCTCGTCGCGCCCGCCCACGCCGAGGCCCTCGAGCGGGGCGACGACGGCCTCTTCCACGTTCGGCTCCGG